The genomic region TGGAAGTGTTTTATATTTTATAAAAACAAGTGTTGCTAATTCCACTCCTCTAACACAGATTTCATAACACGGGCCTGCGTTTCCTCCGCCTTCCCACCAAGATTCAATAAAAGTTATTTCTTCTGGATCAATTCCAATATACTTTATAAAATCATGACAGTATTTTACTGTTTCATCTTCCCAGTAAATCTGTTCTTCTTCAGTATTAAATGCATGATGTCCACCCATTGTAAAACAGGTCATGTGTCTGCCGGTCCTTCCGACATTATCCACGTCATTAAGCCTGATAGATGGTTGTGCTATTACCAGTGGGTTTGCAGGTGGGTCTACTGCTCCTGATGTTACCCACGGTTGAAAATCGTAAATGGATGCCCCTACTAAAAAAACATCGTCTCTCCATCTTTTTGCAAGAACTGGATACCTGTTTATTGGGGTGTGGCCATTTTGGGCAAAAAATTCAGTAAACGTTTTCTGAATTTCATAAAGATCAAATTTTTTATCTGTAGCCGGATTCCCAATAAAAGTATATTCATCGCAGGGCGCATCCCCACATGTTTTTCTATCTCCTATAGACCAGAAATCATTTCCACAAGTAATACATGTTTTTTTAGTATATCCAAGTTCTTCAAGCTGGCGGGACATGGTAATCATTGATAAAAGTTATTAAATTTCAAAATAGTATAATCAAAATAAAAAAAATATAGAGAAAGCCAATTTCTTGGCTTCTTTTTGGAATTATCCGAAGAGAGCGCCGAGACCTGCTGCGGCTTCTTCTTCTTTTTCTTCCTCTTCTTCTTCCTCTTCTTCCTCTTCTTCTTTTTCTTCTGCTGCTGGAGCTACTGCACCTGCTGCTGGAGCTGCCGCTGCTACTGCGGTTTTCTCCATTGCTTCTTCGATGTCTACATCTTCAAGTGCTGCGATTAATGCTTTTACTCTTGCATCATCTACATCTGCTCCTGCTGCTTCTAATACTTTTGTTACATTTCCTTCGTTAATTTCCTGACCTGCTGTGTGCAATAACATTGCTGCGTATATATATTCCATATGATTCACCTCAAAAATTACTATTTTTGTGGTTCGGAAAATCATGGATTTTCCTCAACCTCAATATTTTAAACTTTAATTTATAATTAAGATTAGCCAAACAAGGCACCTAACCCTGCTGCTGCATCTTCTTCTTTTTCTTCTTCCTCTTCTTCTTCATCTTCTTTATCTTCTTCTTTTTCTTCCTCTTTAACTTCAACAGCCTTTGGGCGTGATTTCAGTTTGTCCAGAAGTTCATCATCAAGTGCTTCATCATTTATGTCTGATAAATCAGATGCTAATGCTAACATCTGTGAGTAAGCCTTGGATAACAGTAAATCTGTTGTTTTTGATGTGAGTATTTCAGCATTTAATGCCAGATTCATCGCTTTAGCTGAAGCATTCTGTATTATAATTGGCATAGCATCTTTAGTGTACACAGATGCATTTACTGACAAATTCAATGCTTGAGAGAATGCTCTTTGTATATCTGACAGTGTTTTCTCTTCATCTATTGTTAGAAGGTCAGATGTGTATATTGTTTCATCCTCATAAGCCGCTACCAGGTCAATTCCAACTTCCATCGGCTGGATATCAAGTCTGGTAAGAATACCTGCAACATCCCGGGGGACTGCTTCTCCTTCAGCAACAATTACTTTATCTTTGGTTATAACAATTTTTCCTTTTTCAATTTTTGCAGGAATACCTACCTTTTGAAGTTCTCCAAGAATAGGGCCCGGATTAAAAGCAGTGTCACCTTTAGGTACTACAATGTCTGACGGAGCTATGCTTCCAGCTTTTGCTGGTGCTGCAGTTTTACTGGCTTCAAGAATCTTAAAGAGTTTAAACGGATTCATATCAGTGAAGATCAATGCAGGTTGACCTTCCATATGTTCACTGAGCGCATCTATGTTGGATTTTTCAGATTCACTCAAAGCTAAGCTCATCAATGTCTTCCTTGACATTTTAATGACTGTAGTGTCCTTCAAGTTTTGTCGCATTTTCTGGAGTTGGGGAGCTGGTATGTCGGCCAGATTAGCCATACCCACCACATTATGAGTTTTAATAAGCTCTTTAATGTCATTTACTTCTTCTTTTTTCCATTCAGCAACATGAGCCATTAGATCACCCTCGCTACTGGACCCATGGTTGTTTTTATATACATGGATTTTATCTGGTTTCTTCCTTTCTCCAGTTTTCTGTCTAAAATTCCAAGCACAGCTTCCACATTATCTGCAATTTGCTCATCGTCCATATCCTGGGAACCAACAATTGCCTGGATAACTGGCTGATCCTTTATTCTAACTTTTACTGTATTATTAAGTCTTTCCATTATTGGATCTGGTTTAATTGATGCTGGAACTGGTTTTGGCATCTTTTTTCGAGGCCCAAGAACTGGTCCTAAAAATCTACCGACTTGAGGCATCATATCTGCCTGTGCAACAAAAAATGTGTATTCATTGGCCATTTTTTTGGCCTTTTTCCGGTCCTTTCCAAGATCTTCCAAATCATTTTTGCTGATTACAAGATCTGCACCGGCATTTTTTGCCTGAACTGCCAGTTCACCATCTGCTATAAAGGCAATTTTTATGCCTTTACCACGTCCATTTGGAAGGAAGACTTCTTCATCAAATCTGTTTTCTGGTTTTTTCACGTCTAAATCTTTGATGTTTATAACAACATCTATAGACTGTGTGAAGTTTCTCGGCTTAGATTCGCTCTTAGCCTTCTTCACCGCTTCCAATATCTCTTGATTCATCAAATTCCTCCATGAACTTCTTTGATAAAAAGTTCACAATAATTGATTAGTTAATCAAATGGATTATTTTGGTTAATTTAATTAATATCATTGATTTTATTGAAATTGTTCGTCGTATACGCCTTCATCAATATCTTTCTGTGCGATTTTAGGATCTTTACCATCTACAGTTAATCCCATGCTTACGCATGTTCCTATAACTTCTTTTGTGGCCATTTTATAATCATTTGAAAGTAATGAATCGTATTTCATCTTGGCGATTTTAAGTGCCTGTTCTATAGATAGATCGGCAACTTTGTCCATTCCAGGATCTTGAGAACCTTTTTCAATATTTAGTTCATCTAATATAAGTGCAGTTGTTGGAGGTGTACCTACTTTAACTTCAAATTCTTTTGTTCCAACATCCACTATGATTTTTACTGGAACTTTAATTCCTGCAAAATCTGAAGTTTTGCTGTTTATCTGCTCTACAACTTGCATCATGTTAATACCGAGCGGTCCAATTGCAGGGCCCAATGGTGGTCCTGGTGTTGCTTTTCCGCCTTCAATAAGAATTTCTACTGTTTCTTTTGCCATTAATCTGCCTCCTTCTGTATTAATCTTATCTGGTCACCTTTGACCGTAACTGGGATTGGAATTGCAGCTTCAATAAGTTCTAAAACTACTTCTTCCTTGGATTCATCTATTCTAACAACTTTAGCCCTCTCTCCTTTAAAAGGGCCTGATATAAGTTCTACAATACTTCCTTTTTTTACTGAAGCTATTATGGGTTCTGGGTTTAAAAAGTTTTTAATTTCTTCAAAGGTTATTTCACCTTCAACTGATCCCCTTAAATTCGGGACTTTTAGTGCAGGATCTTGCATATCAAGTTTTGAGGATGTTTCAACCAGAATATAACCTCTTAATGTATCTGGAACAAGTATAGAATTTACCTCAAGATCACTATTTTTAACATTTCTTGCAAGTAATCTTGCAACATTTTTTTCCTGTCCTACAAGGGTTCTGAATGCATAAATCAAAATATCACTTACCTAAATCATTTGGACTAATTCATATAGATTAAACTATAGAAAACCGGTTAGCTGGGCTATTAAGGTTATTATAAACCCTATTGTCCCTATTATTATAATTCCTATTCCTGTAATTTTTGATACATTTTGAAATTCTTCTCTATCCGGTCTTTTCGATATGTACAGAACTCTTCTGCACTGTTTTATAAATTGGGAGATAGATTCACTATTTAAATTCATAAAAATACCTGCTTAAATTCCTATAGAATAAGTTACTGAATAAATTAAATGTAATAGAATAATATATTTCCTAAGTTATCCTATATAAATGATAGTAGTTTATTTTCTTTATGAATTTATAAACCTTTTCATTTTTATAGATAACTAAAACTAGTCATGATAGAGAAAATCTTATGGTGTTTAAATATTATTCATTAAATTAGAAAACACCATCTATAAATTCTTCTAAAGCTGATTCTTTAACCGAATCTTTAGTTTCTTCCTCCATATATTCACGTTCTGCAGGTACGCCGAATATATGGGGTGATTTTACTCCGGCCACTACGAGTGTTGTCCTGATAACATTCTGAAGCTCTTCCTGTATCTGAGTACCCCAAATTATGTTTGCATCCGGATCTAATTCATCAGCAACTATCTGAACAATCTTTTCTGCCTCATGCAATGTTAAATCAGAGCTTCCTGATATGTTTATCAGGGCACCTTTAGCATTTGAAATATCCAGATCAAGTAATGGGCTATTTAATGCCTCATGAACTGATTCTATTGCCCTATCACCAGATTCAGATTCACCCATACCTATCATTGCCATTCCAGACTCTTTCATTATGCTTCTAATGTCTGCAAAATCAAGAGCCACCAGCCCTGGCTTTGTAATAAGCTCTGTTATTCCTTTAACAGCTCTGCCCAGAAGTTCATCTGTAACCATGAATGCTTTATTAATAGGTAGATTTGGTGCTACTTCCAGTAATTTATCATTGGGTATTACAATAACTGTATCTGCTGCATTTTGAAGTTTATCTAATCCTTTTTCAGCATTTTCACGTCTTCTAAGTCCTTCAGCACTGAAAGGCATTGTTGCAACAGCAATGGTTAATGCGCCGATTTTTTTGGCTAAACTGGCAATAACTGGAGCTGAGCCTGTTCCAGTACCCCCTCCAAGACCACATGTTACGAAAACCATGTCAGCCCCTTCTAACCGTTCTTTTATCTGTTCTTCGCTTTCTTCGGCGCTTTGTTCACCTATTTCAGGTATACCTCCAGCACCCAGACCACCGCATGTTCCTTTACCTATCAATATCTTCTGATGTGAGTTAGAATAGAAAAGATCCTGAGCATCCGTATTAACGCTTATTGTGTCTGCTCCTTCTATTCCTATTTCCATTAATCTTGAAACTGTATTATTTCCAGCCCCACCAGTTCCAACAACCAATATCTTAGCTTTGCTTTGTTCTATGATATCTTGTAGATCATTGTTAATATCTGATATATCGATGCTATTTTGTATATCCCTAGGTCTTCTCTCTCTTCTCACTTCTGATTCTTTTAATGTATTATTTATAAGAGATTTCAATTCCTACCCCCACAGCCAATGTTGTTAAATTTATTTGTGGTATTGTAATAACTTGTATTTAAAAGCAACGGTTATATCACTCATAATTTGCCATCTTACAAATAATTTTTTGGTTTTTTTTAAAAAAATAGTTAAAAAAGCATTAATTAATATAATTTAATATTAAAGTAATAATAATTTTTGGATTAACCCCTCACTTTTAAATTTAAGATCTCGGCATGGCAATGATCTCTTTAATTTGAAGATCGAAGAAATTGCTCATATTGGCTGCTTTTAAAACTACTGCAGCGTCTACGCCCCATGCAGTCCCCCCAATTGCAATAATTTCTTCATCTACAGGAATTAAGCCCGCATCTGCAGCCATAATGCTAATTTCAACGCAAACTTTTATTCCTTGGCCAAAGAGTCGCAAAGTAGCTGCAATTATCTCAACAGGTGTTATACCACCAAATTTGTTAGAAATACCTCTTCCAACACCACTTAATGCATGAGAACCAGCATAAAAAGTAATGTCATTTTCTCTGAGTTTTTCTATATTTTCCTGAGTTATTTCCAGCTTTCCTTTTTCTTTAAAGCCTGCATGATGAGTTATACTAACTATATCCACATCTTTTATTGCTTCACGTAATTTCAAAGCACTTTTTCCGGATACGGACGCGATAACAATTTTTTTTATGCCTAATTCTTCTTTCCTTTGCTTTACAAGTTCTATTACTTTATCTGTATTTTCTGCCCCTTTATTTTCAAAATAATTAATGGTTTTTTCCATCCAATCACCAGATTCTTTTTTAAAGATAATTTAATCTCTTTTTTAAATCACCATTTTAATATATATTTTAAGATATATAACAAATTTTATATAAATAACAAGACAAAAAAGACTATATTCAAGTTAAAGGATATAAATAATTTTATTTTAAAGGATAAATTCCCAAAAAGGTGACAGAATGAAAGCATTTAACTTTATTACGCCAGATAGAACCACCAAGCCCCGTAAAAATGGAATTACAATGATGTTAGATAAGGGCATGGGTTTAAATGCCTTGAAAGATTTAATGGAAGTATCTGGTGAATATATTGACCTTGCCAAGTTCGGTTGGGGAACATCAGCCCTACATGATAGAAATCTCATAAAAGAAAAGACTGAAATGTATTTATCCTACGATGTGAATCCTTATCCGGGTGGAACACTATTTGAGCTTGCATTCATGAAAAATAAATTTACTGAATTTTTAGATGAAGCTGATAAATTAGGATTTAAAGCTATTGAGATATCCGACGGCTCTACAAACATATCATTTGAAGATAGATTAGAAATGATATATAAAGTAAAAGAAAATGGTTTTTTAGTTATTACAGAAGTTGGGAAAAAAAACCCTGTTGAAGATCATAAATTAGATATTGATAATCGAGTAGATATTATTAATTCCGATCTAAATGCCGGTGCGGACAGAATACTGATTGAAGCACGTGAGGGAGGAAAAGATCTGGGAATTTATGATGAATGCGGAGAAGTTAAGGAAGATGAACTTGAAAGTCTTATAAAACATGCCAATATGAATAAATTAATCTGGGAAGCTCCTCTTAAAAACCAGCAAGCTTATTTAATTTTAAAGTTCGGAGCAAATGTAAATCTCGGCAATATAGCACCAGAAGAGATAACAGCTCTCGAAACTATGAGAAGAGGGCTTAGAGGAGACACTTTAGGCAAGGTGAATCTTTAATGATAGAAGAAATCACAATTATTGGGGGTTATGACAAGCAGGGAAATAAAGAACCTGTGGAAGAAGTTATAATCAAAAAAGGAGAAATATTTGGAGTTGTAGGTCCCACTGGAAGTGGAAAAAGCTCGCTTATTGCCGATATTGAACAGCTTGCCCAGGAAGACACATTTTCAAGAAGAAAAATTCTTGTAGACAGTAAAGAGCCCAGTTATGAAGATAGAACCAATCCAAGAAGAAAAATGGTGGCGCAGCTATCTCAAAATATGAATTTTTTAGCTGACATGAGTGTTGGGGATTTTTTAACACTCCACGCCAAATGCAGGGGAGCAAGTGATAAATGCGTTAATGCCGTGGTTGAACTTGCAAACACGCTTACTGGAGAACCCATAAAGAAGGAACACGATCTCACCATATTAAGCGGAGGACAGTCAAGAGCCCTTATGGTGGCTGATGTGGCCATTATAAGCAATTCCCCTATTGTATTGATTGATGAAATTGAAAATGCAGGTATACGAAAACATGACGCCCTTAAAGCCCTTGCAGGACATGGAAAAATAGTTATGGTTGTAACACATGACCCTGTACTTGCTTTAATGACAGATAAGCGGATTGTTATGAAAAATGGCGGTATGCAGAACGTTGTACATACAAGTAAAAAAGAAAAACGCATATCTAAAAAATTAAATAAAATAGATGAATTAATGCTTAATTTAAGAGATAGAGTAAGAAATGGAGAAATACTTGAAGACATAGAACATATTGAGATTTAAATTTAAAAAGCACTGCAATTCTTTAATTTTTTTGGTCTCCACTATATTTATCTCTATCAAAAAGCGAGTTGATAACATGAGAATGATAATCGTTGCTGGAACTCCCGGATCTGGAAAGACTGCAGTTTTAATGCATGCATTAAAAAGTCTGAATGAGAGAAAATTTAAATCATCAGTGGTTAAAGTGGATTGCCTTTACACAGATGACGATAAAAAATTTGCAAAAATTGGTGTTCCAACTAAAGTAGGGCTTTCAATGGATATGTGTCCAGATCACTATGCGATTTACAACATAGAAGATATGATAAGCTGGGCTTTAGAAAATGAGTCAGATTTTTTAGTTATGGAAACAGCAGGGCTCTGTCACCGTTGTGCCCCTTATACCATGAATTGTCTTGGAGTATGTGTTATAGATGCAACAAGTGGCCCAAATACTCCCTTAAAAGTAGGTCCTTTCTTGAGCACTGCTGATGTTGCTGTTATTACCAAAGGAGATATGATTTCCCAGGCAGAACGTGAAATATTCAGAGAAAGAGTTTTGGAGGTTAATCCTAATTGCAAAGTAATAGAAGCTAATGGGCTTAGCGGCCAGGGATGTGTGGAACTTGCTGAAGAAATGTTGAAATCCAAAGAAGTAGCTCTTGACCAAGAAAAATTAAGGCATTCAGCCCCCCTTGCAGTATGTACGCTTTGTGTGGGTGAAACAAAAGTAAATAAAAAATATCACCGCGGTATACTTAGAAGAATTGACGGTTTCCAGAAATATGAGGGGGAATAATCCCTATATCTTATTTATAGAGGTAATATAAATGACAAACAGTTCCAACTCAAATCATCGCCAGAAGATTATTAAATTACTTCCAGGTTTTCAATGTGGAATTTGTGGATACGCAAGGTGCGATGAATTTGCTGAAGCGCTTTTAAGGAAGCATGCTACCCTTGAAGAATGCAGATTCCTGCTTCAAGAAACATTCGCCAAAAATCGGGCTAATTTGGAGAAAATACTCAGGGAAGAGAAAATAATTCCCGAAGAAGAGAAAATAATTGGTTTACTGGATGGATATGAAGCAGATATTATTTTAAATGCTCTTCCTGAGGAACATTCTTGTAGAGAAACTCTATTTCCTTTTACAAGAGAAGAACTTAAAGTTGGAGATATCATTAGATACAGACCTCTCGGATGTCCTATTATTCATTTTGCGGAGATAATTGAAGAAAATCATGGATTAATTGTTGTTCATATAGTTGGACCCTGCCACAGACTTGATGAAGAAGCAGATTTTGAATTCAAGGATATTGGCGTTTGTATGGTGGGAGGATTTGAGGGAATAATTGAAGGGAAGCTTCCAGCAGTTGGGGAAACTGTGAGATTTCTCCCAGGACACTGCATGATGCAGAAGGTTCATTCTGGCGTTGTTGTCCAGCTTGTAGGTAGAAGAGCTATTATTGAAGGTATTGACCTTAAAGTATGGGCCCCTCCGATTAAAGGGGAAAGATAAATTTTTATATAAAAACAATCGAGGAAAAATTTAATGGATGTTATTCTTCAGCAAGTCGCTAATTTAAGCATTTTAATCTATATTGTTTCAACGATGTTATATATGGGGCTGAGTTTTTTTCCAAAACAGTTTATAGAACCTCTAAAAAATAAAAAGCTGATATTGAAATCTTTAGCTGCAAATTTCATGCTTTTGCCCATTATAACTTATATAATTCTCCAAATAATCCCTCTTCAACAAGGACTTGCAATTGGACTGGTTTTAATGGCTACAGGGGCTGGATCGCCATTTATGCTTAAAATTGTCCAATTTATAAAGGCAGATATGGCATTTGCAGTAGGTTTAATGCTTATATTATCAACCGTGACTCTAATTTACATGCCGCTGGTACTATCTCTTCTTTTACCTGGCATTTCAATCAATCCAGTATCCATAGCGACTTCATTACTGGTTTTGATATTTTTACCATTAATTGGTGGAACGGCCTTAAAATGGAGATATAACAATATAGCTAAAACAATTAAACCAGTATTTAATCAAATATCAAATATATTCATATTTTTAGTGATAATTCTATATTTAGGGCTTAATTATCCGGATTTTATCTCAGTATTCGGCACAGGGGCACTTATAGCCACCATAACCTTTGTACTTACAGGTTTTTTGATTGGATATTTTTTAGGTGGACCTTCCAAAAATACAAAAACAGTGCTTGGAATGGGTACTGCAATACGAAACTCATCTGCAGCCTTTGTAGTCGCTTTTGCCAATTTCAGCGCAAATTATGATGTAATGGCCATGATAATTGTTGTTTATATGCTCAGTATTATCATAATGATGTTTATTTCAGGAGAAATTAGTAAACGAACAGGAAAAGTTTCAGAAAATGTATAGAACCGAGAATTGAATTTTATATTATTCATCTGGATAGAATTAACTTACATTGTATGAAAAAATATAAAATTAATTGGCCAAATATTTTTATTACTATTTTAACAGGGTTGCAGTTATGAAAAATACAAAATATAAAATTATACCCATAAAAACAGGTTATATCAAGCCAAATGAATCCTATGATATAATCATAGATAATTCAAAGGATTTATTAGAAGATGGAGACTTTCTTGTAATTTCAGAAACTCCCATAGCCATATCTCAAGGTAGACTTGTTGATGAATCTGAATTTAAGCCATCGCTTCTTGCGATTTTTCTTGCAGATATCTGGTCTAAATACATTTGGGGCTATTTTTTAGGGTCACTTCTGGGTATTAAGAAAAGGACCATTAAAAATTTAAGAAATTTACCTCCTGAA from Methanobacterium sp. harbors:
- a CDS encoding alanine--tRNA ligase-related protein, with amino-acid sequence MSRQLEELGYTKKTCITCGNDFWSIGDRKTCGDAPCDEYTFIGNPATDKKFDLYEIQKTFTEFFAQNGHTPINRYPVLAKRWRDDVFLVGASIYDFQPWVTSGAVDPPANPLVIAQPSIRLNDVDNVGRTGRHMTCFTMGGHHAFNTEEEQIYWEDETVKYCHDFIKYIGIDPEEITFIESWWEGGGNAGPCYEICVRGVELATLVFIKYKTLP
- the rpl12p gene encoding 50S ribosomal protein P1, encoding MEYIYAAMLLHTAGQEINEGNVTKVLEAAGADVDDARVKALIAALEDVDIEEAMEKTAVAAAAPAAGAVAPAAEEKEEEEEEEEEEEEKEEEAAAGLGALFG
- a CDS encoding 50S ribosomal protein L10 is translated as MAHVAEWKKEEVNDIKELIKTHNVVGMANLADIPAPQLQKMRQNLKDTTVIKMSRKTLMSLALSESEKSNIDALSEHMEGQPALIFTDMNPFKLFKILEASKTAAPAKAGSIAPSDIVVPKGDTAFNPGPILGELQKVGIPAKIEKGKIVITKDKVIVAEGEAVPRDVAGILTRLDIQPMEVGIDLVAAYEDETIYTSDLLTIDEEKTLSDIQRAFSQALNLSVNASVYTKDAMPIIIQNASAKAMNLALNAEILTSKTTDLLLSKAYSQMLALASDLSDINDEALDDELLDKLKSRPKAVEVKEEEKEEDKEDEEEEEEEKEEDAAAGLGALFG
- a CDS encoding 50S ribosomal protein L1, whose amino-acid sequence is MNQEILEAVKKAKSESKPRNFTQSIDVVINIKDLDVKKPENRFDEEVFLPNGRGKGIKIAFIADGELAVQAKNAGADLVISKNDLEDLGKDRKKAKKMANEYTFFVAQADMMPQVGRFLGPVLGPRKKMPKPVPASIKPDPIMERLNNTVKVRIKDQPVIQAIVGSQDMDDEQIADNVEAVLGILDRKLEKGRNQIKSMYIKTTMGPVARVI
- a CDS encoding 50S ribosomal protein L11, with amino-acid sequence MAKETVEILIEGGKATPGPPLGPAIGPLGINMMQVVEQINSKTSDFAGIKVPVKIIVDVGTKEFEVKVGTPPTTALILDELNIEKGSQDPGMDKVADLSIEQALKIAKMKYDSLLSNDYKMATKEVIGTCVSMGLTVDGKDPKIAQKDIDEGVYDEQFQ
- a CDS encoding transcription elongation factor Spt5, coding for MIYAFRTLVGQEKNVARLLARNVKNSDLEVNSILVPDTLRGYILVETSSKLDMQDPALKVPNLRGSVEGEITFEEIKNFLNPEPIIASVKKGSIVELISGPFKGERAKVVRIDESKEEVVLELIEAAIPIPVTVKGDQIRLIQKEAD
- a CDS encoding protein translocase SEC61 complex subunit gamma → MNLNSESISQFIKQCRRVLYISKRPDREEFQNVSKITGIGIIIIGTIGFIITLIAQLTGFL
- the ftsZ gene encoding cell division protein FtsZ — translated: MKSLINNTLKESEVRRERRPRDIQNSIDISDINNDLQDIIEQSKAKILVVGTGGAGNNTVSRLMEIGIEGADTISVNTDAQDLFYSNSHQKILIGKGTCGGLGAGGIPEIGEQSAEESEEQIKERLEGADMVFVTCGLGGGTGTGSAPVIASLAKKIGALTIAVATMPFSAEGLRRRENAEKGLDKLQNAADTVIVIPNDKLLEVAPNLPINKAFMVTDELLGRAVKGITELITKPGLVALDFADIRSIMKESGMAMIGMGESESGDRAIESVHEALNSPLLDLDISNAKGALINISGSSDLTLHEAEKIVQIVADELDPDANIIWGTQIQEELQNVIRTTLVVAGVKSPHIFGVPAEREYMEEETKDSVKESALEEFIDGVF
- a CDS encoding pyruvate kinase alpha/beta domain-containing protein, with the protein product MEKTINYFENKGAENTDKVIELVKQRKEELGIKKIVIASVSGKSALKLREAIKDVDIVSITHHAGFKEKGKLEITQENIEKLRENDITFYAGSHALSGVGRGISNKFGGITPVEIIAATLRLFGQGIKVCVEISIMAADAGLIPVDEEIIAIGGTAWGVDAAVVLKAANMSNFFDLQIKEIIAMPRS
- the comA gene encoding phosphosulfolactate synthase → MKAFNFITPDRTTKPRKNGITMMLDKGMGLNALKDLMEVSGEYIDLAKFGWGTSALHDRNLIKEKTEMYLSYDVNPYPGGTLFELAFMKNKFTEFLDEADKLGFKAIEISDGSTNISFEDRLEMIYKVKENGFLVITEVGKKNPVEDHKLDIDNRVDIINSDLNAGADRILIEAREGGKDLGIYDECGEVKEDELESLIKHANMNKLIWEAPLKNQQAYLILKFGANVNLGNIAPEEITALETMRRGLRGDTLGKVNL
- a CDS encoding ATP-binding cassette domain-containing protein → MIEEITIIGGYDKQGNKEPVEEVIIKKGEIFGVVGPTGSGKSSLIADIEQLAQEDTFSRRKILVDSKEPSYEDRTNPRRKMVAQLSQNMNFLADMSVGDFLTLHAKCRGASDKCVNAVVELANTLTGEPIKKEHDLTILSGGQSRALMVADVAIISNSPIVLIDEIENAGIRKHDALKALAGHGKIVMVVTHDPVLALMTDKRIVMKNGGMQNVVHTSKKEKRISKKLNKIDELMLNLRDRVRNGEILEDIEHIEI
- a CDS encoding GTP-binding protein, whose product is MRMIIVAGTPGSGKTAVLMHALKSLNERKFKSSVVKVDCLYTDDDKKFAKIGVPTKVGLSMDMCPDHYAIYNIEDMISWALENESDFLVMETAGLCHRCAPYTMNCLGVCVIDATSGPNTPLKVGPFLSTADVAVITKGDMISQAEREIFRERVLEVNPNCKVIEANGLSGQGCVELAEEMLKSKEVALDQEKLRHSAPLAVCTLCVGETKVNKKYHRGILRRIDGFQKYEGE
- a CDS encoding (Fe-S)-binding protein encodes the protein MTNSSNSNHRQKIIKLLPGFQCGICGYARCDEFAEALLRKHATLEECRFLLQETFAKNRANLEKILREEKIIPEEEKIIGLLDGYEADIILNALPEEHSCRETLFPFTREELKVGDIIRYRPLGCPIIHFAEIIEENHGLIVVHIVGPCHRLDEEADFEFKDIGVCMVGGFEGIIEGKLPAVGETVRFLPGHCMMQKVHSGVVVQLVGRRAIIEGIDLKVWAPPIKGER
- a CDS encoding bile acid:sodium symporter family protein produces the protein MDVILQQVANLSILIYIVSTMLYMGLSFFPKQFIEPLKNKKLILKSLAANFMLLPIITYIILQIIPLQQGLAIGLVLMATGAGSPFMLKIVQFIKADMAFAVGLMLILSTVTLIYMPLVLSLLLPGISINPVSIATSLLVLIFLPLIGGTALKWRYNNIAKTIKPVFNQISNIFIFLVIILYLGLNYPDFISVFGTGALIATITFVLTGFLIGYFLGGPSKNTKTVLGMGTAIRNSSAAFVVAFANFSANYDVMAMIIVVYMLSIIIMMFISGEISKRTGKVSENV